The DNA segment TACATTGAACGCGTATTTCAAGGATGCCGTCATGGTGATGGATAACCGTCAGGATCGTCTGGTCGATGTGGTGCTCGGCGCCACGTTCAACGATCTGAACAAGGAGAAGGAAGTCAAGAAGCAGGGCGATACCATCAAGGATTTCAAGGGCTGCAAGACGGTTGACGAATTGCAGAAGGCCGGACTGCCGAAGGCATCCGAGCATACCGCCGTCAACTGACGGCATCGGTTGCCGGAAAACCGAAAACCGCATTCCAAAGCGAAAACTGCAGTGGCCGCTCCCCGTTTCGGGAGCGGCCACTGCAGTTTTTGCATATATGGATGGCGCTGGTCTGCGAGCGTCTTGCACGCCGTTACTGGTCCTGTTCGCTATACCAGCGTTTCAGTTCGGCCACTGCAACGTCATGGTCCACTGGTCCGTTATCGAGACGGTAGTCGAGCATGTGCCTGTAGGCTTTGCCGATCATCGGGCCGGGTTCGAGCCCGAGCAGATCCATGATCTCGTTGCCGTTGATGTCGGGACGGATCGCGTCGAAGTCCTCTTTCTTCTTCAGCTCGCGCACGCGATCTTCCATCTCGTCCATGGCGCTGGCGAACACCATCGCCTTGCGGCGGTTCTGCGTGGTGGCGTCGGCGCGTGTAAGGCGGTTCAGACGCTCGTACAGATGGCCAGCGTCTTTCACATAGCGGCGGACCGCGGAATCCGTCCACGGCTCATCCACATAGCCGTGGAACCGTAGATGCAGATTGACCAGTTCACTGACGTCTTCGACCAGATGGTGGTCGAAGTGCAGTGCGCGTAGACGCTTGCGGGTCAGTTTCGCGCCCACCACGTCATGATGATGGAAGCTCACCTTGCCACCTGCTTCGAAGCGGCGGGTCTTGGGTTTGCCGATGTCGTGCATGAGCGCGGCCAGACGCAATGTCAGGTCGGGGCGCGGCACCGGGCCGTCATCGTCGGTTTCCAGTGCCACTGCACGATCGAGCACGATCATGGTGTGTTCGAATACATCCTTGTGGCGATGGTGTTCGTCGATCTGCAATTCGAGCGCGGGGATTTCCGGGAACACGATGTCTGCCAGCCCGGATTCCACCAGGGCTTCGATGCCTGCTCGCGGACGGTCGGACAGCAGTGTCTTGACCAGTTCGTCGCGCACGCGCTCCGCGGAGACGATGCGGATACGATCGGTCATGTCGTACATCGCCTCGGCAGTTTCCGGTTCGATGCTGAATCCGAGCTGCGCCACGAATCGCACCGCACGCATCATGCGCAGCGGATCGTCATCAAACGACTGGCGCGGGTCGACCGGCGTGCGCAATACGCCTTTGGCCAAATCGTTGGCGCCGCCGAAGGGGTCGACGAATTCCAGTTCCGGCACGCGCAATGCCATGGCGTTCACGGTGAAGTCTCGGCGTGACAGATCGCCTTCAAGCGTGTCGCCGTATGCCACTTCGGGCTTGCGTGAATCGGGATTGTATGCGTCGGTGCGGTATGTGGTGACCTCGACCTGCACTTCGGTGCCGTCCGCACGACGACGCATGGCACCGAGCGTACCGAATTTACGCCCCATATCCCAGAATCCGTCACGCCCGAATTTACGCAGGATCGGCTCGAACTGTTCGGGGCGCGCCGATGTGCAGAAATCAAGGTCGTGGCTGCGGCGGTGCAGCAGCAGATCACGTACCGGGCCGCCTACCAGGGCCAGCTCAAAGCCTTCGGCGGCGAACATTTCTCCCAGTTCCATGGCCTCTGGCCATACTTCGAAATTCACGTGGGGCCTTTCCATCATGTCGTTTTACTGCCAACAAGCATAACCGTTACCCTATATCCACACGGGTTTGAGTAAGGTAGGAAGCATGATTACTCCCGCGGACCTGGCGCGCATGCTTCAGCATGCCGACGATGCCGCGGTTAACCATGCCCAAAACCACCCTGGCGAGGAGCGCCCGCTGTGGACTTCGCAGTCCGCTCCATCCTCCGGCCACACCGCCGATTTCGCTTTCACGGCCATTGCCGCTGTGGCGGCGACGCATGCGAGCAGCGGCCCGACTCCGGCCATGATGCCGCAGAAACGCACAACGGACGGGCCTACGACCTTTGCCTCGCTGGATGCGCAGGAACTGCCGGTCGTTCGTGAATATTCGGCGGGCGGCCTGGTGTTCGACGCCAAGGGGCGTGTAGCGATTATCGCGCGTCATTCGCGTAGCGGCCATCTGGAATGGTGCCTGCCGAAGGGACATATCGAAAAAGGCGAGACCCCCCAGCAGACTGCCGTACGTGAAGTGCATGAGGAGACCGGCATTCTGGGCGAGGTCATCGATTCCATCGCGACCATCGACTATTGGTTCACCGGCACTTCGCAGCGCGTGCACAAGCTGGTGCATCATTTCGCTTTGCGTCAGATCGGCGGCAGCCTGACGGTGGACGGTGATCCCGATCATGAGGCGGAGGACGCCATCTGGGTGGATTTCAAGGATCTGGACGATGTGCTCAGTTATCCTAATGAACGTAAAATCGTATGGCTTTATGCCAAAAAAATGAATAGGCAGGCGGAAGCGTGAGCCAAAACGCCCCCCATATGCTGCGCCGCAGCATCATCGGTATACTCAGTGCGGTGTTGTTCATCGCCTGCGGACTGGTCTGCATGCCATCGCAGGCGTTCGCAGCGCAATCGCAGACCGCGGCATCGACCGGCACGCAGCATCGGCAGGTGCTGTCCCTATCCGAGGCGACGGCCGTCGTCACGGATACGTCCGGCTACCATCTCAAGGTCACGATCACCAATACCGACAGCCAGCAGTGGCAGGCCGGCCGGTTGTCGTTGAACATCAATTCCGATTACACGTTTACGTCCCGCACCGATATGCAGGAGTGGGCGCAGTCGCAGAATATGATCCCCGCGCCGAATGAGCTTGGCTCCGTTGCGGTGCCGGCCCTTGCCCCCGGTCAGAGCACCACGGTGGCCATCAATGCCAAGGCGGACAATGCGGCGTTGACCAGCATCATGACATGGGGTCCCAAACCATTGCTGGCGGTCTATGCGCATGACGATGAGAACGTGGAACTGCGCAGCTTTCTGACGCGATCCTCGGCGGGGCTGGCTGCCGCTCAGACGCCGGCCATGCAGATCACCATGGTGGCTCCACTGTCGAGCAGCCATTGGCAGGTGTCGAATGAAGCGCTGACGGCAATGGTGAATAATCCCGTCGTCTCGAATTCCGGAAACGGCCAGACCACGGCCGATGCCGCGTCCTCGGGAGAGTACGGCAAGAACGACAATGCCGCCGTCACACTCAATAGCAACCACACCCGTTTCGACAGGTCGCTCAGCGACGTGCTGTCCAGGCATTCCGCATTGCAGGTCATAGCCGACCCCACGTATCTCAACGCGTTGAACATGCCGCCGAAGGTTTCGGCACTGATGCAGCCCGCAGCCTTCGACATCACAGCATACGCGGCGGATGGCAGTACGCAGCGCTATGCCAACGCCGGAGTGCAGAACAGCATGTGGAACGCCAAGGCTTCCCTGACGCAATACAGGAACGCCATCGGCGACAATAACGCCACCATCGGCACCGTGGCATGGCAAGGCAAGGGTCATTGGACCATGGATGCGCTGACCGAGGCACGGCGCCACGGATATAGCGCGGTGATCTCTACCGCCGATTTTGAACCGTCCGCCAGCGACACGGTTCGTACCGGCACCAACGTGGTCACCACGGATGCCGGGGATATCACGGTACTGGTCGAACAACGCGAGCTGAGCAATCTGGCACAGGGCAGCGCCACCAGCCGCAAGGCGCGCGCGGAATCCAGCGAGGCGGGCCGTCTGGCGCGATTCGTTGCGCAAAGCGCGTTCTACCAGATGGAACAGCCGTATACGCAACGCAATCTTCTGGTCAATTTCGGGTTCAACGCCGACGCTGCGACGTTGAATTCCTTTATGAGCGCGGTCGAATCGTCCCCGTGGCTGCAGGCCACCGATCTGCAGACGTTATGCGCGGCCACTCCCCTTGCTTCCGGCGATGACGCGCAGGCCAACGTTCCACGTGAAAGCGATATCGGCAAGGATGACGCCGCATTCATCGATTCCGCCATTGCAGCGCTGTCGGCAAGCCGAAGCGACATCATCCGTTTCAGAGACAACATCATGAAGCCCGACACCACCGCCACGCATGATCGTGACAATGCCAGCACAAGCGATGACCGGGGAACGTGGATCAACCGCATTCTCAATGCGCAAAGCACTATGGCGCTGCGGGCTTTCACCGCCGACGACTCCGATGCGGCATTGCCTAACGCCATGGTTTCCGGCGCGCAGCAGCTTTCGGGCATCGTGATGAACAGCATCGCGCTCACCCCATCCGAAGCCGTCACCATGGTCTCGGAAACGGCCACCATGCCGGTGACGGTACGCAACAGCACGCCCTTCCCGGCACAGGTAACGGTCTCTTCGATTACCGATTCGTCGGAAATCGCAACGTCACGACGCACGACCATCACCGTGCCGGCGCATGCCGAAACGCAGACGACGTTCCGTCTGCGCGCCGCGACATCGGGGTCAGCGATCGCCTCCATCGCTTTGGAGGATCGTGTGGGAGTGCGGTTCGGCCAGATGCAGCAGACGTCGATCTCCTGCATATTGAAGATCAGCGATATGACCGGGTTTATTATTATCGCCGCGGCAGTGGTCCTTGGGTTGCTTGGACTCTGGCGCCAGTTCCATCGGAAAAAGGATCCTGACGAATGAGTTCTAGTGTCGGCCGTAATTCCCTGATCATGGCGTCGGGAACACTGGCTTCACGTGTTACCGGCCAATTCCGCACCATTCTGCTCGCCGCCTGTCTGGGTACCACCGGCGTCGCGGCGAACGCGTATCAGACCGGTGCCATGATCCCGCAGGTGCTGTTCACCGTTATCTCCGGCGGCATCTTCAACGCGGTGCTGGTACCGCAGATCGTACGCACGTTGAAGTTGGCCGACGCGCAGGAACGGCTCAACAAGCTCATCACGGTATCCATCACGTTGCTGCTGGCCATGACCCTGCTGATGATGGCATCCACACCGCTGCTCACCATGCTGTACCTGAATTCCAACTGGGGCCCGGCACAGCGCGCATTGGTGAATTCGTTTACGCTATGGTGCATGCCGCAGATCTTCTTCTACGGTCTTTACACCATTCTTGGCCAGCTGCTTGCGGCAAAAGACGATTTCGCCGCGTACGCGTGGAGTTCCGTCGGAGCCAATATCATCAGCTGCGGCGGTTTCATCGCGTTCCTATGTCTGTTTGGCCGTGCGAATCATAAGCCTATGACGTTCTGGACCACGGAAAAGGTCATGCTTTCCGCCGGCACGTGGACTTTGGGCGTGGCCTTCCAGGCGTTGGTGCTGTTTATTCCGCTGATCAAACTGGGGTTCAAGTACAAGCCGCAATGGGGTATCCGAGGCATCGGCCTGCGTTCCATGGGCCCGGTGGCCGCATGGAGTCTTGGCGTCATGGGCGTACAGGAAGTGGCCAATATCGTCAACGCCCGCATCACCAACGGCGCCCCGTTCGCAGGCCACGACATGTACGGCATTGCGGGCAACGGCTCGTATCAGAACGCCTTCACACTGTATATCCTCCCGTATTCGCTGATCGCGGTTTCCATCGGCACCGCGATCTTCCCGAAGATCTCGCGCGCGGTCGCCGATAATAACCTTGATGAGGCGCGCATGGATTTGAGCGTGGCCTTGCGCAATGTCGGTATTCTGATGATGTTCTTCACCGCAGCGTACCTGGTCATGCCGGTGCAGATCATCATCGCCCTGCTGCCGAGTGTGAATCTGCATGAGGCTTGGCTGATCGCGGGACCGATGATGATGCTTGCGTTGGGGCTTCCGCTGACCAGCGCCTATCTACTGATCCAACGCACGTTCTTCGCGTTCGAGGACGGCATGCACCCATTCCTGTTCCAGCTTGTCATGAACGTGATCCAGATCGTCTTCTCCCTCACCTGCATGCGCATCCTCGATCCAAAGGATTGGACCTTATGCGTGGGCCTGTCCATGACCGTAGGCTATGCGCTCAGCTTCCCATTGCTGGTGATCATGCTGCGCCGCAGGCTTGCCGGCCATCTTGACGGCCGTCGTATAGCCGTGACCTATATCAAGACGTTCCTTGCCGCAGTGGTGACGCTTGTGGTCGGGGGCTTGTTCATCGCCCCGCTATGCAATCTGCTGCAGGTGAATCTCAGCAATTACCGGATAGGTCTGCCTTGGTTCCGTGCCGTCATGTTCTGTGCGGTTATGGCGGTGCTGATGGCTGTGGTGTATGCCGGCATGCTGATCGTGCTGCGATGCCAGGAGTTCATCGCCATGGTCAGGAATGTGGTCAGACGATTCCGGCGCACGCCCGTGGTTGCCGAGGCGGGTTCCGATGCCGCTTCGATCGCTGCGAACCCGCCTGCTGATGCAGATGATGCAGGTGACGGCAGTGCAGACACGCATGACGACGACACGGCTGATAATGCCGATAATGCACCCGCCGACGAAATGGCCGGGGAATCAGCCGAGAAGGCGAACGGCTTGCCGCCGCAACCGCCGGAATCCGGTTCCCGGCCCGCATCCGCAGGCAATGAGCAGCCCGCCACCATATCCCCCACCAAAACATCACAAACAACTGTTGACGCAGCCGTGATTTCGACCAGTCCCGCGGTTACAATAACACCAGCGTCAACGCATTCGGCGTTGCAATCATCTGCGCAAATCGGAGTCGAGAACATGACCAAGCCTCAGCTGGGAGACACCCTGTTCAATCGCTATACACTGATTGCACTATTGCGCGATGAACCTGGCATCCAGGCGTGGAAGGCCAACGATCGCGTCATGGCGCGCGACTGTCAGGTGTTCATTCTCACCGCTCCGCAGTATTTGGAAAGCGTTGCGGCATCGGCTTCCACCCTGGGCCGTGCCAAGGGCTTCACGCACGTTGTGCAGTTCCGCAAGGCGGGTAATGCCGCTGTGCTTGTCACCAACATCGAATCCGGTCTTTCCCTCACCGATTATCTTCAGGGGCAGTCCGGCACTATTCTGAGCAACGAGGCGATCCGTTCCATCATCGGAAGCGCTGCGGCCTTGGCCGATGATCTGAGGACCCCGCGCCTATCCACCGCCACGCTGCGTATCTCCACCAATGGTCTGGAAATAGCCGGAACGGCCATCGCGTCCATGCTGGAGGAGCCCACGCAGGCCGCAGGCCATATGCAGGGCGATCAGCTTGTCATCCGCCAATTGGCGGCCCTTCTGTATGCGTTGCTGACCCGCACCCCGTCGTCGAAGAACATGACCTTCGATCTTCGCAGGCTTGACGATACCGTTCCCAGCGAATTCCGCATGATCATCATGCGCGGTCTTACGATGGACGACGGCACGAATCATACGATTCCGATGGTTTCGCTCAGCGAATTGACCGCGCTGCTGGGAGACTGGACTCCTCTGGACAAGCTGTCCACGCAAGATATCGCGTTGCCGAGCACGGCCGGCGAAGGTTCCATTGCCACCGCCGAGGTCATCAGCATCGACGAGGATCAATTGGCGGAGCTTCCCCACTCCATCATCACTACGGAAAAGCTGCGCGAGCTTACCATCGAGCATTCCCCAAAGCCCCGTACCGCCAGCTCCACGCCGAACGACCGGGAGCTGCTGCGTAAGGGCGAAGCGGATCTGTCCAAGCTCGCCACGTCCACCGAAAAGACGATTTCCGCGGTGTGGCGTAAGGGGCAGGAAGGCGAGGAAGCGCTGAAAAACCGGCTGAACCGCCCGTCCAAGCATACGAATTCCAAGGAATTCAGCAACACGGACCTCTTCGAGGATTTCGCGTTCCAAGCTGATTCCGAAATCGGTACGGATGCCAATAAATTCGATATGACAACCCAGATCCCTGTGGTGGATGACACCAATTACCCGACACAGGCGATTCAGGTCAGCGAAATACAGGCCAGCAATGATACGCCGGCGGCACAGGATGCGGCAGCCTTGCCTCCCGCATCTTTCTCCCCTGCTTCCACCTCCGCTGCACAGCAGGACGCAGGCATTGCCATGCAGCAACCGCCGAGCTTTGCACCGCGGTCCAAGCCCACTGCGGATGATGAAGGCGACGATCTTGCGGACACCAGGCTTTTCGGCAAATACACCACGGCCACGGTGGTGGTGGCAGCAGCGGCTGTAGTGGTGCTGCTGGCGCTCGGCATAGCGCTGGCCTGCATGCATTTCGGCAACAATCCGAATAATCCTGATTCCAAGCAGAACGATTGGTCCGACAGCAACATCGATAATGTGCCGTTCGGCAATGAGGATGGCGACGATAGCGGCAAGAACGATTCGTCGAATAGCGCCGAAGGCGCTGCCGGATACGACTATATCGACGTCACCGATCTGTTCACCAAGTAGGTTCGGTCTGCACCTATAGCAGTTGAGAGGGGCTGGGAACCGCAATGTTCCCAGCCCCTCTCGTCGTATTACCGGCGGTTCTGGAATACTATGGCCTGCTTCGTGCAAACGGCGGCCGTATATGCCAGCAACGGTCTTGCCTCGCTGTCGGAAGCAGGTTTCTCATGCCCTCTCAGCGGTGGCATAAGGGCCTGGAGACAGTGCGCCAGCAGATGGCAGGCATATGGATGGGCTGCAGAAGGCGCTTAGAGCACCGATAAGCACTTCGGGCTTGTGTCTTATGGGGCTTTGGCTTGGTCTTCGTCTGCTCACATTGCCGGTAGCCATTGCCAGCCTGCAGGCATGCAGCTTGATTTGCACCACATGGGAGTGGTTCAAGCGCACAGGTTGCTTGTATGGCCCCTGCTACGGGGCTTATGCATCGATGAGCAGGCTTTTACCGTCAACGGCATCAGGAATGGCACCAATCCGGTTGCAGGGGTGTGTTCCTGCCTTGGTATCTCGCATGTTCTTGTCGCCTGTACTGATTCCTTGAGTGCCGTAATGCCGCATTGACGTCAGGAACTGATTGCAGCGGTCGAGGGGGGCACTTGCCAGTGTGGATTGTCGGCAGTGAGTTATCAACACTTTTCTTCCCGGTATGGCACTGTTTTAGTTATAGGTACTGAATCGCTTAAGTAACTGGAATATCAACGTTTTTATATCGGTTCACCATACTACTTTTTAAATACCGTTTCCTAAAAGTTGAGGTTCAAAAATCAAGTTATCCACAGCACACGCTTGAAATACTGCGGTTATCCACAATACCGCCATTATGAAGCCTCTTAAGTTATCCACAATTTGTGGATAACTTATCCCCGGATTTTGGGCATATTGTGCATAACTTAACTTGAGTTATCCACATTTCAGTTGGCGTGTCGTTCGTCGCCATCTCCGCCACTGACCACCGTCTGCGGTAGACACATGCTTATGGCAGATATCACCGGATGGGCATTGCGCACCCTGCAGCATTTCTACGGATACGATTCCTTCCGTGGCCGGCAGCTGGACGTGATTACAGCGATTCTGCAGCATCGAGACGTTCTGGCAGTCATGCCCACAGGTGCCGGCAAATCAATCTGCTACCAGATTCCGGCCTGTGCACCGGGCATAAACGGCAAACCGGCCCTGGTACTCGTCATCACACCACTGCGTGCGCTCATGCGTGATCAGGTAGCACATCTCTCAACGCACGGAATCCCCGCCGCATTCATCGATTCGGAGACCACCGGTACCGAGCGTGCCATGACCTATCAGGCGGCCAGAGAGGGGCATATACGCCTGCTCTACGTCGCTCCGGAACGTCTTGTCTCCCCCGAGTTCCTTCGCTTCGCACAGACCCTCAGAATCCGCTTGGTGGCGGTTGACGAGGCCCACTGCGTATTCCAATGGGGCCAGGATTTCCGGCCGGATTATCTCGGCATCGCCGCATTCATCGAACAATTGCCGGAACGACCGGTCATAGCCGCATGCACTGCAACAGCAACCCCTACCGTACGTGAAGGCATCATCCAGAACCTGCATCTACAGGATCCCCTGCAGGTCATTTCCAACTTTGACCGCCCAAACCTATACTTCGGCCGATACGAAGCACACTCCAAGCAGGATCGCACCGCATGCATCACGCAATATGCCAAAACACATCGCAGCGAAAGCGGCATAGTCTACTGCACATCGCGCGCACGAACAGAGGAGTTGACGGAAGCGTTGAAAACCGCCGGGGTGCAGGCCAAATATTTCCACGCCAAAATGGATGAGGCAGGCAAGGCATATGTTCAGGATGCGTTTCTTGAAGGGCGACTCAAAGTCATCGTCGCCACCACCGCATTCGGCATGGGCGTCGACAAACCCGACGTGCGATGGGTCATCAATGACGGCGCTCCCAGCAGCCTTGAAGAGTACTACCAGGAGGCCGGCCGCGCAGGGCGAGACGGCAAGCCTGCCAGCTGCTATGTGATCTGGGGATCTTACGAATTCGATTGGCAAAGACAGCGCATCGAGGAATCCGCCGGCTCGGCCCTGGATAATCAGCAGGAACGCAGTCAGGCCAAGGATGCGGCACTGGACCGTTGCCAAGCCATGGAACGCTACTGCACCACGCATGGTTGCCTACGGGCGCATATGCTGCGCTATTTTGGTGAAGAACCATCTGAACGGCGTTGCGGATCCTGCGATTTCTGTACAGGATCAAGCAGGCTGGCGGGCGCGGCGCATACTCGAAACAGCACGCCTGCAGTGTTCGGGCGCACATCAGCGTTTCACGTGGAACAATCCGAAGAGGAACACGCCATCGACGCCGATCTTATGCAATCCGTGCTGCATTTCATCCAAGCCGTGTACCGTGATCAAGGCACCGGGTACAGCACTGTCAAAATCGTCAATGCATTGCATGGGTCGAGGAGTGTATCGATTATGGGAAGTGGCCTGAATCAGATTGACGGCTACGGTTCGCTGGCGGATACAAGCGGTACCCGGATTCGCGCCGCCATACGAATGCTATTGGATGATGGCCAGCTTACCCACGGAAATCATGGGATTATTCTTCCAGGTTCACTTGAAGGTTCGACGAACCTATAGCAACAGCCATAGGTTTAACCACTACTGTTCTGTCTACATATAGAAAAATCGGCATGGTTCCCTGTTACTGGTGGAACCATGCCGATGATTGCTCTCGATGCACAAGTCACGCCTTGGCGGCGTCATCATCCTTCTTCTGACCAGGCATAAGCAGGTCGAGAATACGATCCATGTCTTCCGGTGAGGAAAACACAATTTCGATATGCCCATGCTTAGGTGTTCCCTTGATGGAAACCTTGGTTTCAAAGCGATGCTCAAGGTTGGACTTGATAGGAGAATTAGCCCACGGGTCTCCCCTACGTGCCCGAGGCTTCTTCGGCTTGGTGGAGTTCAGATTCGCCATCGCCACGATTTCCTCGGTGCTTCGCACCGACAGGCCCTCGGCGATAATACGATTGGCAAGCTTGTCCATCTCCTCAGGTTCACCCAGACCAAGCAGTGCACGCGCGTGGCCGGCGGAAAGAATGCCCGCGGCGACCTTCTTCTGCACCGTTGCCGGCAGATTCAGCAATCGCAGGGTATTCGCAATCTGCGGACGCGACTTTGAAACCGATTTGGACAGCTGAGCCTGGGTCAGGCCGAATTCATCGACCATCTGCTGGTATGCCGCAGCCTCTTCCAAAGGGTTCAACGCAACACGATGCAGATTCTCCAGCAAGGCGTCGCGCAGCATATCGTCATCGGCTGTGGTTTTGACGATGGCGGGAATGGTGGTTAAGCCTGCAAGCTGGGAGGCACGCCAGCGACGCTCGCCCATAATCAGCTCATAGGGGCTGTCCATACGACCGTCGAAACGATTTGCGGGTTTTGTTCCGGCTTGTGCCTTGCGTGCGGCGGCGATCTGATCGGCTGGACGCCTGCGCACCACGATGGGCTGGAGAATGCCCACTTCCTTGATGGATGCCGCGAGCTCGTTCAAGTCGTTCTCGTCGAAGATGGAACGTGGCTGATGTGCGTTCGGACCGATCTCGTCAAGGTTCAATTCAGCGAGATAGCCGCCTTCGACGGGCTTGAGCTTGGACTGGTTGGATTGTTCCTGCTGCTTGCCGTCCGACTGCTTCTTGTCTTTCTTCGTCTCGTCCGCGCTCTGGCGCTTGGATTGCAGCGACACGGTGTCGTCGAAGAACATATCGCTGGGATGGGCGATGTCTTCGATTCCGGGCATGGTTGCACGTCCCCTCGAGGTCGAGGCGTGCGGGGCAACCGCATGCTTGATGGACGGGATATGCACCGGGGCGTCCTCTTCCACGACGCCGCTCGGTTTCTGCGGCTGTTCCGCCGTCACCGACTTCGCGATCTTCGCATCATGCTCGGGCGCATTATGGGATTCGGCGGTTCCGGCCTTCTGCCGCTGCTCCAGGACTACCGACTGCTTCGTGGTGTCATGCAACGTTTCACGTGAAACCACATGTTGTTCATGGGGTTCTTCGCCAGGTAGCGCTGGGAACAACGCACCGAGGCCCTTCCCAAGACGGGATTTCGATGCCATATCAGGCCTCCTTCATTCGTGACGCGATTGCATCCAGCACGACGGGGGAACGACGTGCGATCTCCAACGCCGCCTCGCCATAGGCGATGGCACCCATGCCAC comes from the Bifidobacterium angulatum DSM 20098 = JCM 7096 genome and includes:
- a CDS encoding CCA tRNA nucleotidyltransferase, whose product is MNFEVWPEAMELGEMFAAEGFELALVGGPVRDLLLHRRSHDLDFCTSARPEQFEPILRKFGRDGFWDMGRKFGTLGAMRRRADGTEVQVEVTTYRTDAYNPDSRKPEVAYGDTLEGDLSRRDFTVNAMALRVPELEFVDPFGGANDLAKGVLRTPVDPRQSFDDDPLRMMRAVRFVAQLGFSIEPETAEAMYDMTDRIRIVSAERVRDELVKTLLSDRPRAGIEALVESGLADIVFPEIPALELQIDEHHRHKDVFEHTMIVLDRAVALETDDDGPVPRPDLTLRLAALMHDIGKPKTRRFEAGGKVSFHHHDVVGAKLTRKRLRALHFDHHLVEDVSELVNLHLRFHGYVDEPWTDSAVRRYVKDAGHLYERLNRLTRADATTQNRRKAMVFASAMDEMEDRVRELKKKEDFDAIRPDINGNEIMDLLGLEPGPMIGKAYRHMLDYRLDNGPVDHDVAVAELKRWYSEQDQ
- a CDS encoding NUDIX hydrolase — translated: MITPADLARMLQHADDAAVNHAQNHPGEERPLWTSQSAPSSGHTADFAFTAIAAVAATHASSGPTPAMMPQKRTTDGPTTFASLDAQELPVVREYSAGGLVFDAKGRVAIIARHSRSGHLEWCLPKGHIEKGETPQQTAVREVHEETGILGEVIDSIATIDYWFTGTSQRVHKLVHHFALRQIGGSLTVDGDPDHEAEDAIWVDFKDLDDVLSYPNERKIVWLYAKKMNRQAEA
- a CDS encoding DUF6049 family protein, with product MSQNAPHMLRRSIIGILSAVLFIACGLVCMPSQAFAAQSQTAASTGTQHRQVLSLSEATAVVTDTSGYHLKVTITNTDSQQWQAGRLSLNINSDYTFTSRTDMQEWAQSQNMIPAPNELGSVAVPALAPGQSTTVAINAKADNAALTSIMTWGPKPLLAVYAHDDENVELRSFLTRSSAGLAAAQTPAMQITMVAPLSSSHWQVSNEALTAMVNNPVVSNSGNGQTTADAASSGEYGKNDNAAVTLNSNHTRFDRSLSDVLSRHSALQVIADPTYLNALNMPPKVSALMQPAAFDITAYAADGSTQRYANAGVQNSMWNAKASLTQYRNAIGDNNATIGTVAWQGKGHWTMDALTEARRHGYSAVISTADFEPSASDTVRTGTNVVTTDAGDITVLVEQRELSNLAQGSATSRKARAESSEAGRLARFVAQSAFYQMEQPYTQRNLLVNFGFNADAATLNSFMSAVESSPWLQATDLQTLCAATPLASGDDAQANVPRESDIGKDDAAFIDSAIAALSASRSDIIRFRDNIMKPDTTATHDRDNASTSDDRGTWINRILNAQSTMALRAFTADDSDAALPNAMVSGAQQLSGIVMNSIALTPSEAVTMVSETATMPVTVRNSTPFPAQVTVSSITDSSEIATSRRTTITVPAHAETQTTFRLRAATSGSAIASIALEDRVGVRFGQMQQTSISCILKISDMTGFIIIAAAVVLGLLGLWRQFHRKKDPDE
- a CDS encoding murein biosynthesis integral membrane protein MurJ; protein product: MSSSVGRNSLIMASGTLASRVTGQFRTILLAACLGTTGVAANAYQTGAMIPQVLFTVISGGIFNAVLVPQIVRTLKLADAQERLNKLITVSITLLLAMTLLMMASTPLLTMLYLNSNWGPAQRALVNSFTLWCMPQIFFYGLYTILGQLLAAKDDFAAYAWSSVGANIISCGGFIAFLCLFGRANHKPMTFWTTEKVMLSAGTWTLGVAFQALVLFIPLIKLGFKYKPQWGIRGIGLRSMGPVAAWSLGVMGVQEVANIVNARITNGAPFAGHDMYGIAGNGSYQNAFTLYILPYSLIAVSIGTAIFPKISRAVADNNLDEARMDLSVALRNVGILMMFFTAAYLVMPVQIIIALLPSVNLHEAWLIAGPMMMLALGLPLTSAYLLIQRTFFAFEDGMHPFLFQLVMNVIQIVFSLTCMRILDPKDWTLCVGLSMTVGYALSFPLLVIMLRRRLAGHLDGRRIAVTYIKTFLAAVVTLVVGGLFIAPLCNLLQVNLSNYRIGLPWFRAVMFCAVMAVLMAVVYAGMLIVLRCQEFIAMVRNVVRRFRRTPVVAEAGSDAASIAANPPADADDAGDGSADTHDDDTADNADNAPADEMAGESAEKANGLPPQPPESGSRPASAGNEQPATISPTKTSQTTVDAAVISTSPAVTITPASTHSALQSSAQIGVENMTKPQLGDTLFNRYTLIALLRDEPGIQAWKANDRVMARDCQVFILTAPQYLESVAASASTLGRAKGFTHVVQFRKAGNAAVLVTNIESGLSLTDYLQGQSGTILSNEAIRSIIGSAAALADDLRTPRLSTATLRISTNGLEIAGTAIASMLEEPTQAAGHMQGDQLVIRQLAALLYALLTRTPSSKNMTFDLRRLDDTVPSEFRMIIMRGLTMDDGTNHTIPMVSLSELTALLGDWTPLDKLSTQDIALPSTAGEGSIATAEVISIDEDQLAELPHSIITTEKLRELTIEHSPKPRTASSTPNDRELLRKGEADLSKLATSTEKTISAVWRKGQEGEEALKNRLNRPSKHTNSKEFSNTDLFEDFAFQADSEIGTDANKFDMTTQIPVVDDTNYPTQAIQVSEIQASNDTPAAQDAAALPPASFSPASTSAAQQDAGIAMQQPPSFAPRSKPTADDEGDDLADTRLFGKYTTATVVVAAAAVVVLLALGIALACMHFGNNPNNPDSKQNDWSDSNIDNVPFGNEDGDDSGKNDSSNSAEGAAGYDYIDVTDLFTK